One genomic window of Campylobacter curvus includes the following:
- a CDS encoding glycosyltransferase family 2 protein gives MDTKVSFVVPAYNASKYIKICVDSLLNQSLEDIEVIVVDDGSTDDTLKILNNFNDVRLKIVSKQNEGASSARNVGINLAGGEFIINIDSDDFVECDYAKDAYEMAIKFDADVVVTDMIRDYKTHKKYIADFKIDNGIIDKNEYFKRLIVSKGVCHNAVNKLVRSSLLKATPFPNGIFLGDDLDTTLKFIYKARKIAKLNKAYYHYRMGENNTSGFESLKGIKDHKFVYDDLIKFCNDNGVNDDKIISMLELRKIKGVYLPLIFCKADLNNKNYIIGLKILKDDMDKILKSSGFKKLRMKYKFLLYLVSKIKNDQKICKIFNAFNKINNIFSGRKIKDFRA, from the coding sequence ATGGATACAAAAGTAAGCTTTGTCGTTCCTGCGTATAATGCTTCAAAATATATAAAAATTTGTGTAGATAGCTTGCTAAATCAAAGCCTAGAAGATATAGAAGTCATCGTGGTGGATGATGGTAGTACCGATGATACGCTTAAAATTTTAAATAATTTTAATGATGTTAGATTAAAAATCGTCTCAAAACAAAACGAAGGAGCAAGCTCGGCTAGAAATGTTGGCATAAATTTAGCTGGTGGTGAATTTATCATAAATATAGATAGCGATGATTTTGTAGAGTGCGACTATGCAAAAGATGCTTATGAAATGGCTATTAAATTTGACGCTGACGTTGTAGTGACAGATATGATTAGAGATTATAAAACTCATAAAAAATATATAGCGGACTTTAAAATAGATAATGGAATAATCGATAAAAATGAGTATTTTAAGAGGCTTATCGTCTCAAAAGGAGTTTGTCATAACGCTGTAAATAAGCTAGTTCGATCATCTCTTTTGAAAGCAACGCCTTTCCCAAATGGTATATTTTTAGGCGATGATCTTGATACGACGCTAAAATTTATCTATAAAGCCCGAAAAATAGCCAAGCTAAACAAGGCATATTATCATTACCGCATGGGAGAAAATAATACAAGCGGCTTTGAAAGTCTAAAAGGCATAAAAGATCATAAATTTGTCTATGACGATTTGATAAAATTTTGTAATGACAACGGTGTAAATGACGATAAAATCATATCTATGTTGGAGCTTAGAAAGATAAAGGGTGTTTATCTACCGCTTATTTTTTGCAAGGCAGATTTAAACAATAAAAATTATATAATAGGGCTTAAAATTTTAAAAGACGATATGGATAAAATTTTAAAAAGTAGTGGGTTTAAAAAGCTAAGAATGAAATATAAATTTTTGCTTTATCTGGTTAGCAAGATAAAAAATGATCAAAAAATTTGTAAAATTTTCAATGCTTTTAATAAAATAAATAATATTTTTTCTGGGAGGAAAATTAAAGATTTCAGAGCTTGA
- a CDS encoding TonB-dependent receptor domain-containing protein, whose amino-acid sequence MTSSSGGYANVDEAKVTTRNATLIKDVFRDIPGVYVSGTSGFHQKIYMRGVSDRGLNISIDGAKQTGYNFHHNSDLLIDPDLIKAVDIEVGARSVVNGSGALGGSVAFKTVDASDLLEDGQDIGAKIKMGYTSNNKGYSQSAMVYGRALDSLDLLAAFKHYGYNFGKSGNNHRVGGDGNDINYLFKASYSFLDAHKISLSTEHMQYKGLYPFRANFGIDYSSGNVIADRKYERDTHTIKYTYNPSDLLELDVTGYYTDHTLHSKIGSADKIGVETVGSKIGAKTKFNTGDFAHTLRYGFDFYRSESYAKPTNLTPEKLNNYALYLEDAIKFGDLTVTPGIRYERHELKTYNGTAGNLKTYKYKFDAVSPAIALDYEIGKGFGAFASYARVFKGPDLMEGMLASGTYITGRGTQYTDWVGNDNLKKTTGNAYEIGGRYKGEFAERSSISLIAKYFRTEYKNLIMDTNAARGMINSTVTRRNAGNVDIDGVEIFSRLNLDTLSLAAGYTHQKVKYKDRVASNAAGTSFYSSTYLGYRDLGDKYTFNAEYTIPQADLLLGYNLIYFAKKNAMSASSNSIVKLPSYAVSDVYVTYMPDSGRFKGLEINAGLYNVFNKAYASQTQQSEDFATGNAEWEPGRNFKVSVSYKF is encoded by the coding sequence GTGACCAGTAGTAGTGGCGGATATGCAAATGTCGATGAGGCAAAGGTCACGACTAGAAATGCGACCTTGATCAAAGATGTTTTTAGAGATATACCAGGCGTTTATGTGAGTGGTACGAGTGGATTTCACCAGAAAATTTATATGCGCGGCGTGAGCGATAGAGGTTTAAATATCTCGATAGACGGTGCTAAACAGACTGGATATAACTTCCACCACAACTCAGACTTGTTGATCGATCCAGACCTGATAAAGGCTGTTGATATAGAAGTCGGTGCTAGGTCTGTCGTAAATGGCTCAGGCGCACTTGGTGGCTCAGTCGCGTTTAAGACTGTCGATGCGAGCGATCTTCTTGAAGATGGACAAGACATCGGTGCAAAGATAAAAATGGGCTACACTTCAAATAACAAAGGCTACTCTCAAAGCGCGATGGTCTATGGTAGAGCCTTGGATAGCCTAGACTTACTTGCTGCATTTAAACACTACGGATATAACTTTGGTAAAAGTGGAAATAATCATAGAGTAGGTGGCGATGGCAATGATATAAACTATTTATTTAAAGCCAGCTACAGCTTCCTTGATGCACACAAGATCAGCCTTTCGACCGAGCACATGCAGTATAAAGGGCTTTATCCTTTCCGTGCAAATTTTGGTATCGACTACTCAAGTGGTAACGTGATCGCCGATAGAAAATATGAGCGCGATACGCACACTATCAAATATACTTACAATCCAAGTGATCTACTTGAACTTGACGTGACAGGATACTATACAGATCATACCTTGCATTCAAAAATTGGTAGTGCCGACAAAATCGGTGTAGAAACTGTCGGGTCAAAAATAGGAGCAAAAACTAAATTTAATACTGGAGACTTTGCTCATACTTTAAGATATGGCTTTGACTTTTATCGCTCAGAAAGCTATGCAAAACCAACCAATTTAACTCCTGAAAAATTAAATAACTATGCGCTTTATTTAGAAGATGCTATCAAATTTGGCGATCTAACGGTAACACCTGGCATAAGATATGAAAGACACGAGCTAAAAACATACAATGGCACAGCTGGAAATTTAAAAACTTACAAATATAAATTTGATGCAGTAAGTCCAGCTATCGCGCTTGATTATGAGATAGGCAAAGGGTTTGGGGCATTTGCTAGCTATGCGAGGGTATTTAAAGGACCTGACCTAATGGAAGGTATGCTAGCTAGCGGAACCTATATCACAGGTAGAGGAACTCAATATACAGACTGGGTCGGCAATGACAATCTTAAAAAGACGACTGGCAACGCCTATGAGATCGGCGGACGATACAAGGGTGAATTTGCAGAAAGATCGTCAATTAGCCTTATTGCTAAATATTTTAGAACCGAGTATAAAAATCTAATAATGGACACTAACGCTGCACGTGGAATGATAAATTCGACCGTAACTAGAAGAAACGCAGGAAATGTCGATATAGACGGCGTAGAGATATTTTCTAGGCTAAATTTAGATACATTAAGCCTAGCAGCTGGCTACACTCACCAAAAAGTAAAATATAAAGATAGAGTAGCTAGCAATGCAGCAGGAACGTCATTTTATAGCTCTACTTACTTAGGCTACCGTGATCTGGGTGATAAATATACATTCAATGCCGAATACACTATCCCGCAGGCTGATTTGTTACTCGGATATAATCTGATCTATTTTGCTAAGAAAAATGCAATGTCAGCTAGCAGCAATAGTATCGTCAAGCTACCAAGCTACGCAGTGAGCGATGTGTATGTGACTTATATGCCAGATAGCGGTAGATTTAAGGGATTGGAGATAAACGCAGGTCTTTACAATGTGTTTAATAAAGCTTACGCTTCTCAAACTCAACAATCAGAAGACTTTGCAACAGGCAATGCAGAGTGGGAGCCGGGTAGAAATTTCAAGGTCAGCGTATCTTATAAATTCTAA
- the waaF gene encoding lipopolysaccharide heptosyltransferase II produces MRVFIELPTWLGDAVMASAAVENIAANFTQAKLTFFGSFAACELFKAHPKCETAIIDESKRAKFRVWWLFKNARRLGKFDAAFSFRSGLASKFLLFCLRAGRKFQFQKTAVSLHQVQKYLNFVQSSLNLSRVTQNLSLNFTPCKFDAPVLGLNPGASYGSAKRWYPEYFAQVALKFKDRFRIVIFGGSGELEICGKIEQILAANGVKCDNLAGKTSIKELCEKIGGVGRSGGVFITNDSGPMHIAAAYKVPTIALFGPTKFSETSPWQNENARILHLNLECMPCMKRVCPLGTHACMKGLTPNLVIKTIEEILA; encoded by the coding sequence ATGAGGGTTTTCATCGAGCTTCCGACTTGGCTGGGAGACGCCGTGATGGCGAGTGCGGCGGTCGAAAATATCGCGGCAAATTTCACGCAAGCAAAGCTCACATTTTTTGGCTCGTTTGCCGCCTGTGAGCTTTTTAAGGCGCATCCAAAGTGCGAAACGGCGATCATCGATGAGAGCAAAAGGGCTAAATTTAGGGTTTGGTGGCTGTTTAAAAACGCGCGCAGACTTGGTAAATTTGACGCGGCGTTTAGTTTTAGAAGTGGGCTTGCGAGCAAATTTTTGCTTTTTTGCCTGCGTGCGGGGCGTAAATTTCAGTTTCAAAAGACCGCCGTTAGCCTTCATCAGGTGCAAAAATACCTAAATTTCGTGCAAAGCTCGCTAAATTTAAGCCGTGTTACGCAAAATTTGAGCCTAAATTTCACTCCGTGCAAATTTGACGCGCCCGTGCTCGGGCTAAATCCGGGAGCGAGCTACGGTAGCGCAAAACGCTGGTATCCCGAGTATTTCGCGCAGGTTGCATTAAAATTTAAGGATAGATTTAGGATTGTCATCTTTGGCGGTAGCGGTGAGCTTGAAATTTGCGGCAAAATCGAGCAAATTTTAGCCGCAAATGGCGTAAAATGCGACAACCTAGCGGGCAAAACCAGCATAAAAGAGCTGTGCGAAAAGATCGGCGGCGTAGGGCGAAGCGGCGGGGTTTTTATCACAAACGACAGCGGCCCGATGCACATCGCGGCAGCCTATAAAGTGCCTACCATCGCGCTTTTTGGGCCGACGAAATTTAGCGAAACCAGCCCGTGGCAAAACGAAAACGCGCGGATCTTGCACCTAAATTTAGAGTGTATGCCGTGCATGAAGCGCGTCTGTCCACTCGGCACGCATGCGTGTATGAAAGGCTTGACGCCAAATTTGGTCATAAAAACGATAGAAGAAATTTTGGCTTAA
- the exbB gene encoding TonB-system energizer ExbB, which produces MELLKGHIDYIIIGILGIMSFFVVWYSIERIIYYSRVDIRKFSSIEVLEEALTKNLTTLYIIYSNAPYIGLLGTVAGVMITFYDMGMSGGLDPKSIMIGLSLALKATAFGLLVAIPTLMLYNAFMRKVDVLINRYKVYDATK; this is translated from the coding sequence ATGGAACTTTTAAAAGGTCATATAGATTACATCATCATCGGTATTCTAGGCATAATGAGTTTTTTCGTCGTTTGGTATAGCATAGAGCGTATCATATACTATTCACGTGTGGATATAAGGAAATTTTCAAGTATCGAAGTGCTTGAAGAGGCGCTGACTAAAAATTTGACGACACTTTACATAATATACTCCAACGCCCCGTATATAGGGCTTTTAGGCACTGTCGCAGGCGTTATGATAACGTTTTACGATATGGGTATGTCCGGCGGCTTAGATCCAAAAAGCATCATGATAGGCCTTTCCCTCGCACTCAAAGCAACGGCATTTGGTCTTTTAGTCGCTATCCCTACGCTTATGCTTTATAACGCTTTCATGCGTAAAGTCGATGTTTTGATAAACCGCTACAAGGTATATGATGCGACTAAATAG
- the exbD gene encoding TonB system transport protein ExbD has product MRLNRKDGLNIVPFIDVMLVLLAIVLSISTFIAQGNIPIDLPSSESAQQDKEEKKVSVVIDKDNRFFIDDVEMNEDELKQKLNDIDQKTLVELRSDKNSKFDSFVKVVDILKEKGHENFAISTLTE; this is encoded by the coding sequence ATGCGACTAAATAGAAAAGACGGGCTAAATATCGTTCCTTTTATCGATGTCATGCTCGTTTTGCTAGCCATCGTGCTTAGCATTTCGACATTTATCGCACAAGGAAACATTCCCATTGACTTGCCAAGCTCAGAAAGCGCCCAGCAAGATAAAGAAGAAAAGAAGGTCAGCGTAGTCATCGATAAAGACAATAGATTTTTCATAGATGACGTAGAGATGAACGAAGACGAGCTCAAGCAAAAACTAAACGATATAGATCAAAAAACTCTTGTCGAGCTTAGAAGCGATAAAAATTCTAAATTTGACAGCTTTGTCAAAGTCGTTGATATTTTAAAAGAAAAAGGCCACGAAAACTTTGCTATCTCAACACTCACTGAATAA
- a CDS encoding polysaccharide deacetylase family protein, which translates to MNIPILILTLHHVSPQKDSITIRPELVKKALQSVKDQGYKFISYAKFKDMALGRIKREPKSVLLTFDDGYFDFYRYAYPILTELQIPAVVFLITDKINDVKRKNFNLEPKPHSELDYKENIEYFLNLDEIRELYKSGLVEFDSHTATHFSCKSDDEIRLKDEFDRSYEKIKEIFPDKQEFGFCWPKGHFNDTAMKVIKNTNYAFAFSVIDGGFCDCDNMFKIHRIDISNNAKNDKDYLFRIKKKLFIYSLPIIGSLYSKFRNRKFQ; encoded by the coding sequence ATGAATATACCGATTTTGATATTAACACTTCATCACGTTTCGCCGCAAAAAGATAGCATAACGATACGTCCAGAGCTAGTAAAAAAAGCTCTTCAAAGCGTAAAAGATCAAGGCTATAAATTTATCTCATACGCTAAATTTAAAGATATGGCTCTTGGACGTATAAAAAGAGAGCCAAAAAGCGTTTTATTGACATTTGATGATGGATATTTCGACTTTTACAGATACGCGTACCCTATATTAACTGAGCTTCAAATCCCTGCAGTTGTGTTTTTGATAACAGATAAAATAAATGATGTTAAAAGAAAAAATTTTAATCTTGAGCCAAAACCTCACAGCGAGCTTGATTATAAAGAAAATATAGAATATTTTCTAAATTTAGATGAGATAAGAGAGCTTTATAAAAGCGGTTTAGTTGAATTTGATAGCCATACGGCAACACATTTCTCTTGTAAAAGCGACGATGAAATAAGGCTAAAAGATGAATTCGATCGTTCCTATGAAAAGATAAAGGAAATTTTCCCTGACAAACAAGAATTTGGATTTTGTTGGCCAAAGGGACATTTTAACGATACGGCGATGAAAGTTATCAAAAATACAAACTATGCCTTTGCTTTTAGCGTGATAGACGGCGGTTTTTGTGATTGCGACAATATGTTTAAAATACACCGAATAGACATATCAAACAACGCAAAAAATGATAAGGACTACCTCTTTAGGATCAAGAAAAAGCTTTTCATATATTCACTACCGATCATTGGGAGTCTCTACTCAAAATTTAGAAACAGGAAATTTCAATGA
- a CDS encoding glycosyltransferase family 4 protein, translating to MKKIVFLRLDPSAVGGAQRYLSRLIKALKNAGIECEVRAFTGNKGLSSWLKALKFNAQAKRQKAADELYFSLERITSADIYRAGDGVHKIYMKTKPFWWANPLNFVYPFLEKRCFTNARKIIANSNFIKAQIVAAYGVLPEKIVTIYNGINLPQKVEKGSAKMALCEEFGLDYHLPIVLFVGSGFKRKGVSELLTLVSKLKTSVNLIIVGKDKKLNSYKNLAKKLGVSALFTGEQRSTAKFYEASDIFIFPTRYEPFSNVVLEALSYKNVVFTTAQNGASEILDEKFVMKDANDENILTLIEQILNDHELLLKFQDDAARLAQNFTIEKNARLTLEVISDALK from the coding sequence ATGAAAAAAATCGTATTTTTACGGCTTGACCCAAGCGCCGTGGGTGGGGCGCAACGCTATCTGTCGCGTCTCATAAAAGCCCTGAAAAACGCCGGCATAGAGTGCGAAGTGCGCGCATTTACGGGCAACAAAGGGCTAAGCTCGTGGCTCAAAGCTCTAAAATTTAACGCGCAAGCAAAGCGACAAAAGGCGGCGGACGAGCTTTATTTTAGCTTGGAGCGCATCACGAGTGCAGACATCTACCGCGCGGGTGACGGGGTGCATAAAATTTATATGAAAACCAAGCCCTTTTGGTGGGCAAATCCGCTAAATTTCGTCTATCCGTTTTTAGAGAAGCGATGCTTCACAAATGCCCGTAAAATCATCGCAAACTCAAATTTTATCAAAGCGCAGATCGTCGCTGCTTACGGCGTCTTGCCAGAAAAAATCGTCACGATATATAACGGCATAAATTTACCGCAAAAAGTCGAAAAAGGCAGCGCAAAAATGGCACTTTGCGAGGAGTTTGGACTGGACTATCATTTACCGATTGTTTTATTTGTCGGAAGCGGCTTTAAACGAAAAGGTGTCAGCGAGCTTTTGACGCTTGTTTCTAAACTCAAAACGAGTGTAAATTTGATAATCGTCGGCAAGGATAAAAAGCTAAATTCGTATAAGAATTTAGCCAAAAAATTGGGCGTAAGCGCGCTATTTACGGGCGAGCAGCGAAGCACGGCTAAATTTTACGAGGCAAGCGATATATTTATCTTTCCGACGCGCTACGAGCCGTTTTCAAACGTCGTTTTAGAGGCGCTTAGTTACAAAAACGTCGTTTTTACGACCGCTCAAAACGGAGCGAGCGAAATTTTGGACGAAAAATTCGTGATGAAAGACGCGAACGACGAGAATATTTTAACGCTGATCGAACAAATCTTAAACGACCATGAGCTTTTGCTAAAATTTCAAGACGATGCCGCCCGTCTCGCGCAAAATTTCACTATCGAAAAAAACGCCAGACTCACGCTTGAAGTCATAAGTGACGCGCTAAAATGA
- a CDS encoding polysaccharide deacetylase family protein — MSVSVLMYHHVLQKSGFITSSIEEFRAQMNFLASNGYKTLSSAEFFKFKKGELKLPKKSVFITFDDGWKDNFIYAYPIIKEFGLRATIFLTTQWVEKASQKLGNFIECNHDEYKKLAPKMPENVFLNYNEIEKMRENFDFHSHTHTHFNDYFGEISLNENISLCKKFMKDKFGIDDNMLCWPKGVYNDEYIKVAKQNGYEMLFTTKRGINKADNKLDEIKRIAVKKDDRWLKKTLFIYQSDILGSVYSWIKR, encoded by the coding sequence TTGAGCGTTAGTGTTTTGATGTATCACCATGTTTTACAAAAAAGTGGGTTTATAACAAGTAGCATTGAAGAGTTTAGAGCCCAGATGAACTTTCTAGCCAGCAATGGCTACAAAACTTTAAGCAGTGCTGAATTTTTTAAATTTAAAAAGGGTGAGCTTAAACTACCTAAAAAAAGTGTGTTTATAACCTTTGATGATGGCTGGAAAGATAATTTCATATATGCCTATCCTATCATAAAAGAATTTGGCCTCAGGGCTACTATATTTTTAACTACCCAGTGGGTAGAAAAAGCAAGCCAAAAGCTAGGAAATTTTATAGAGTGTAACCACGATGAGTATAAGAAATTAGCTCCAAAAATGCCCGAAAATGTCTTTTTGAACTATAATGAAATAGAAAAGATGAGGGAGAATTTTGACTTTCATTCGCATACACATACGCATTTTAATGATTATTTTGGTGAAATTTCGCTAAATGAAAACATATCGCTTTGTAAAAAATTTATGAAAGATAAATTTGGTATAGATGACAATATGCTTTGCTGGCCAAAGGGTGTTTATAATGACGAATATATAAAAGTGGCAAAACAAAATGGTTATGAGATGCTATTTACTACAAAAAGAGGTATAAATAAGGCAGATAATAAGCTTGATGAGATAAAGCGAATAGCCGTTAAAAAAGATGATAGATGGCTAAAAAAGACTCTCTTTATATATCAAAGCGACATTCTTGGTAGCGTTTATTCTTGGATTAAGAGATAG
- a CDS encoding DEAD/DEAH box helicase family protein, whose protein sequence is MKYQLFQLENIVTNLSKTQKRVVIVITGLAGSGKSTLGKFIRKNGLGKSHKPYKIAVIDDDVMSLNLFLIRPKIKIKTEIKDELKPFFKFLPSFVKIILYINTYPQERLSKADILIHLQTNETERIQRLKSRENDQENLERLINQKETLTDDLEYKFKIKL, encoded by the coding sequence ATGAAATATCAACTGTTTCAGCTTGAAAATATAGTCACGAATTTATCAAAAACGCAAAAAAGAGTAGTTATAGTGATTACTGGATTAGCTGGTAGTGGCAAAAGTACGCTTGGTAAATTTATTCGTAAAAATGGACTAGGAAAAAGCCATAAACCGTATAAGATAGCTGTTATAGATGATGACGTGATGAGCTTAAATCTATTTCTTATAAGGCCAAAGATAAAAATAAAAACTGAAATAAAAGATGAGTTAAAGCCATTTTTTAAATTTTTACCATCTTTTGTAAAAATCATACTTTATATCAATACTTATCCGCAAGAAAGACTCTCAAAAGCTGATATTTTGATCCATCTTCAAACAAATGAAACCGAGCGCATACAAAGATTAAAAAGCAGAGAAAACGATCAAGAAAATTTAGAACGATTGATAAACCAAAAAGAAACCCTAACTGATGATCTAGAATATAAATTTAAAATCAAGCTCTGA
- a CDS encoding O-antigen ligase family protein: protein MNFKLDIINISLILFVVFTIVGCIINQISIKTSLDPLRCVLFFFIIRMIGIDKLNLKLSLYALFSGFILAFIIGAFIKFGSADPMELFELKSIGHVNHSAIFMLIILSVSLSFINQKAISKYFCLITTIFCVIGIIIAGSRATMYLMPIIAFCILFYLNTKNKISLKFSFTLITICVVIFISYLFMSQDLRFQQQVIKGITSTETRYPIFYSAIYTWLDNPFFGIGSGEFRSIDITQYFPGNPEVRVGHAHNTFLTFLTEKGIVALCAYLVFQVTLFVKLIKNFKSSIIIFVALITLIWQNMISIVNTTFHHENALLLLFLWGLALSTIDKYEKNRIFTA, encoded by the coding sequence ATGAACTTCAAACTAGACATAATAAATATATCACTAATATTATTTGTCGTATTTACGATTGTAGGGTGTATCATAAATCAAATTTCAATAAAGACTTCCCTTGATCCACTCAGATGCGTATTGTTTTTCTTTATTATAAGAATGATTGGTATAGATAAACTAAATTTAAAACTATCACTTTACGCTCTTTTTTCTGGGTTTATTCTAGCATTCATAATTGGTGCTTTTATTAAATTTGGCTCCGCTGATCCAATGGAGCTTTTTGAGTTAAAATCGATCGGGCATGTCAATCATAGCGCTATTTTTATGCTGATCATACTTTCCGTGTCATTATCTTTCATAAATCAAAAGGCTATCAGCAAATATTTTTGTTTAATAACAACCATATTTTGTGTTATCGGCATTATCATAGCCGGATCACGCGCTACAATGTATCTAATGCCAATCATCGCATTTTGTATACTTTTTTATCTAAATACTAAAAATAAAATAAGCTTAAAATTTTCATTTACTCTTATTACTATTTGTGTAGTAATTTTTATTTCTTATCTATTTATGTCACAGGATTTAAGGTTTCAACAACAAGTTATAAAGGGTATAACATCTACAGAGACACGCTATCCTATATTTTATAGTGCGATATATACTTGGCTTGATAATCCTTTTTTTGGTATAGGATCAGGAGAATTTAGAAGTATAGACATAACCCAATATTTTCCAGGCAATCCCGAAGTAAGAGTTGGACATGCACACAATACATTTTTAACATTTTTAACAGAAAAAGGTATAGTTGCACTTTGTGCATACTTAGTCTTTCAAGTTACACTCTTTGTAAAGCTTATCAAAAATTTTAAAAGTTCCATTATTATTTTTGTAGCCCTGATCACTCTGATTTGGCAAAATATGATATCTATCGTCAATACAACATTCCATCACGAGAACGCCCTTTTACTGCTATTTTTATGGGGCTTGGCACTCAGCACAATAGACAAATATGAAAAAAATCGTATTTTTACGGCTTGA
- a CDS encoding glycosyltransferase — MMQEIKVIHTEWSGGWGGQEIRIINESLAIKQKYAVKIFIACKEDSQISIKARQAGLEVVHFDFKSSFDLKTIFALVKFIKQNGISILNSHSGKDTWVGGIAAKIAGIKFIRTRHLSNPINPSRLNFINSLADFIITTGSGVREAMIRDNRIKKDKISSIPTGIDDKEFDPNIYNKNECKELFGFEKDKIYIGMLGVLRSVKRCDLFLDIALKLHDDFKDIRFVIAGDGPQREKLQNFIDKNGMNGYARLLGHTKDSAKFLKAIDIFMLTSQNEGVPQALIQALLMQKACIATNVGSVKDLYDGSNFCLSDFDKDILALNLTSILKDNTKKEKFQTNARDFVKFHFTKDIMAQKIYKIYMDLLSGGSNN; from the coding sequence ATGATGCAAGAAATCAAAGTAATCCATACTGAATGGTCGGGTGGCTGGGGCGGACAAGAGATCCGTATAATCAACGAATCACTCGCCATAAAACAAAAATATGCAGTTAAGATTTTTATAGCCTGCAAGGAAGACTCTCAAATTTCGATCAAAGCAAGACAGGCAGGGCTAGAAGTCGTGCATTTTGATTTCAAATCTTCCTTTGATTTAAAAACCATATTTGCCCTTGTAAAATTCATAAAGCAAAATGGCATATCCATTCTAAACTCACACAGTGGAAAGGATACATGGGTTGGCGGTATAGCCGCAAAGATCGCTGGGATAAAATTTATCCGCACCAGACATCTATCAAACCCAATAAATCCTTCAAGACTAAATTTTATAAATTCCCTTGCAGATTTTATTATCACCACCGGTAGCGGTGTAAGAGAAGCGATGATACGAGATAATCGCATCAAAAAAGATAAAATATCATCGATACCAACAGGTATTGATGATAAAGAATTTGATCCAAACATATACAATAAAAATGAATGTAAAGAGCTTTTTGGCTTTGAAAAAGATAAAATTTATATAGGTATGTTAGGCGTTTTGCGCTCTGTTAAAAGATGCGATCTATTTTTAGATATTGCCTTGAAACTTCATGACGACTTTAAAGATATCAGATTTGTCATAGCAGGAGATGGACCGCAAAGAGAAAAATTACAAAATTTTATAGATAAAAACGGTATGAACGGTTATGCAAGGCTGCTTGGGCACACAAAAGATAGTGCGAAATTTTTAAAAGCGATTGATATCTTTATGCTAACTTCACAAAATGAAGGTGTGCCGCAAGCTTTAATACAAGCACTTTTAATGCAAAAAGCTTGTATAGCAACAAATGTTGGAAGTGTGAAAGATTTATACGATGGATCGAATTTTTGTCTTAGTGATTTTGATAAGGACATTTTAGCTTTAAATCTCACATCCATATTAAAAGATAATACCAAAAAGGAAAAATTTCAAACAAATGCTAGAGATTTTGTAAAATTTCATTTTACAAAAGATATAATGGCACAAAAAATTTATAAAATTTATATGGATTTACTTTCAGGGGGAAGCAATAATTGA